The window TCCTTCACGGTGTTGAACACGGGCAGCCCGAGATGGGTCTGGCCGCCCTTGCCGGGCGTCACACCGCCGACCAGCCGGGTACCGTAATCCAGCGCCTGCTGCGAGTGGAAGGTGCCCTGCGCCCCGGTGAAACCCTGGCAGATCACGCGCGTGCCGCTGTCGACGAGAACACTCATGCGCCACCGCCGCGGGCGGCCGCGACCGCCTTCTCCGCCGCCTCGGTCAGGTCGCTGGCCGTCTCCACCGCCAGACCGGATTGCGCGATCAGGTCCAGCCCCGCCGCGGCATTGGTGCCTTCCAGACGCACCACGACCGGCACGTTGACCGCCACCTCCGCGATCGCCTGCAGGATGCCCTCGGCGATGAGGTCGCAGCGCACGATGCCGCCGAAGATATTGACCAGGATCGCCTCGACCTGCGGATCGGACAGGATGATCTTGAAGGCCTCGGCGACCTTCGCCGCCGTGGCGCCGCCGCCGACATCGAGGAAATTGGCCGGTGCACCGCCGTGCAGCTGGATGATGTCCATGGTCGCCATCGCCAGTCCGGCGCCATTGACCATGCATGCGATGTTGCCGTTGAGGCGGATGTAATTCAGGCCATGCTGCCGGGCGACGTTCTCACGTGCGTCCTGCTGGCTGGCATCGTGCAGACTGGCCAGCTCCGCATGCCGGAACAGCGCGTTGTCGTCGATATCGAGCTTGGCGTCCAGCGCCAGCAGGTCGCCCGCGGCGGTCACCACCAGCGGATTGATCTCCAGCAGGCTGGCATCGCAGGCATTGACCAGCCGGCAGGCGGCATGGAGCAGCCGGCCGAAGGCACCGATCTGACTGCCCTGCAGACCGAGACCGAAGGCCAGGTTGCGGGTCTGGTAACCCTGCAGACCGACCGCGGGATGCACGCTCTCGGTGAGGATCGCAGCCGGATCGGTCGCGGCGACCTCCTCGATGTTCATGCCACCGGCTGCAGAGGCCATGAGCATGAGCCGCTCGCGCGTACGGTCGACCAGGATGCTGAAATAGATCTCGCGCGCGATGTCGACGACAGGTTCCACCAGCACGCTGTTGACGGGCAGCCCCGCGGCATCGGTCTGCGCGGTCACCAGCCGGCTGCCGAGCAGCGCGGCCACCGCGGCGGCCAGTTCGTCGCGACCGTTGACCAGCCGCACACCGCCGCCCTTGCCGCGACCGCCGGCATGCACCTGCGCCTTCACCACCCAGGCAGCGGCAGCAGCGTCGACGCTGTCGATCGCAGCGGTACGGGTGAGCACCCGGCCGTCGGGAACGGGTATGCCGAACTCGGCGAACAGCTGCTTGGCCTGGTACTCGTGCAGGTGCATTGGCGC of the Pseudomonadota bacterium genome contains:
- the sucC gene encoding ADP-forming succinate--CoA ligase subunit beta gives rise to the protein MHLHEYQAKQLFAEFGIPVPDGRVLTRTAAIDSVDAAAAAWVVKAQVHAGGRGKGGGVRLVNGRDELAAAVAALLGSRLVTAQTDAAGLPVNSVLVEPVVDIAREIYFSILVDRTRERLMLMASAAGGMNIEEVAATDPAAILTESVHPAVGLQGYQTRNLAFGLGLQGSQIGAFGRLLHAACRLVNACDASLLEINPLVVTAAGDLLALDAKLDIDDNALFRHAELASLHDASQQDARENVARQHGLNYIRLNGNIACMVNGAGLAMATMDIIQLHGGAPANFLDVGGGATAAKVAEAFKIILSDPQVEAILVNIFGGIVRCDLIAEGILQAIAEVAVNVPVVVRLEGTNAAAGLDLIAQSGLAVETASDLTEAAEKAVAAARGGGA